From one Brevundimonas sp. PAMC22021 genomic stretch:
- a CDS encoding ribonuclease E/G has protein sequence MSKTMLIDAAHAEETRVAIVDGRQVEEFDFESKTKRQLRGNIYLAKVTRVEPSLQAAFVEYGGNRHGFLAFNEIHPDYYQIPVADREAIMAEAHDDADHADDLGRESDEETDPEAALAEEERLKRRLMRRYKIQDVIKRRQILLVQVVKDERGGKGAALTTWLSLAGRYCVLMPNTGKGGGISRKITNTSDRRRLKAAAAALEVPKGMGLIIRTAGAKRTKAEIKRDYQYLLRLWETIRETTLASHAPAMIYEEENLVRRAVRDMFDKDFDGIQVEGVQGFKEARDFMRVLMPSQAKKVHLYQGSRPLFASNGIEDLLTQIHQPVVPLKSGGYLVINQTEALVAIDVNSGRATKERNVEQTAFKTNCEAAVEAARQLRLRDLAGLVVIDFIDMDEGRNNRTVEKILKDALSADRARIQMGRISPFGLMEISRQRRRLGVIEGATEACPHCQGAGRIRSAESAALVALRGVDIEAGKNGAGAIVLRLPTAVALYILNHKREYLQSLLEMRGLNVVIQIDDSLAQAEHAIERTETNEDFVAPEAEVIDLNDGFDDSAFEDEGDDEDEEIDEDEDEDELSLDREDEDDDEPRERAERQDEGRGGRRRRRRRGGRHEVETVESEDDAAPVEAGAEADGGFANDDEDESGRRRRRGRRGGRRIREDGERDVFAWVRGRTPSLDDPYVWFDPLNPGRGAPQSASEEEQPSLAEVRQDEAGDEGRGGRRRRRRGRGRDRGERSGGATYDATTETQDADDAAPLAEASVAQTEAEPAPVAIPAEPQRRRVRRRSAAQAAFEPALEPLGEDDQPVAEAAPALEAPMAEAVEAVEAEQPDALAPVEPAEPTDIGEPVVLDVTPQAAEAERIEAANEPEPVVLSQAPTPHRPEIDVQALISEDPNQIVAPPEKPKRGWWRR, from the coding sequence ATGTCAAAGACAATGCTGATCGATGCGGCGCACGCGGAAGAAACCCGCGTCGCCATCGTGGACGGACGCCAGGTTGAGGAGTTCGACTTCGAGTCGAAAACCAAGCGTCAGCTTCGCGGCAACATCTATCTCGCCAAGGTCACCCGCGTAGAGCCCAGCCTGCAGGCGGCCTTTGTTGAGTACGGCGGCAATCGCCACGGCTTCCTGGCCTTCAACGAAATCCACCCGGACTACTACCAGATCCCGGTCGCCGACCGCGAAGCCATCATGGCCGAGGCGCACGACGACGCCGACCATGCCGACGACCTGGGCCGCGAAAGCGACGAGGAGACCGATCCCGAAGCCGCCCTGGCCGAAGAAGAGCGGCTGAAGCGCCGGCTGATGCGCCGCTACAAGATTCAGGACGTCATCAAGCGCCGCCAGATTCTGCTGGTGCAGGTCGTCAAGGACGAGCGCGGCGGCAAGGGCGCGGCCCTGACCACCTGGCTGTCGCTGGCCGGCCGCTACTGCGTGTTGATGCCCAACACCGGCAAGGGCGGCGGCATCTCGCGCAAGATCACCAACACTTCCGACCGTCGCCGGCTGAAGGCGGCCGCCGCCGCGCTCGAAGTGCCCAAGGGCATGGGCCTGATCATCCGCACGGCGGGCGCCAAGCGGACCAAGGCCGAGATCAAGCGCGACTATCAATATCTGCTGCGGCTGTGGGAGACGATCCGCGAGACCACCCTCGCCTCCCACGCTCCGGCGATGATCTACGAGGAGGAGAACCTGGTCCGCCGCGCCGTGCGCGACATGTTCGACAAGGACTTCGACGGCATCCAGGTCGAAGGCGTGCAGGGCTTCAAGGAGGCGCGCGACTTCATGCGCGTGCTGATGCCGTCGCAGGCCAAGAAGGTGCACCTGTACCAGGGCTCGCGGCCGCTGTTCGCCTCCAACGGCATCGAGGACCTGCTGACGCAGATCCACCAACCTGTCGTGCCGCTGAAGTCCGGCGGCTATCTGGTGATCAACCAGACCGAGGCGCTGGTCGCCATCGACGTCAACTCGGGTCGCGCCACCAAGGAGCGCAACGTCGAGCAGACGGCCTTCAAGACCAACTGCGAGGCGGCGGTCGAGGCCGCGCGCCAGCTGCGCCTGCGCGACCTCGCCGGCCTGGTCGTGATCGACTTCATCGACATGGACGAGGGCCGCAACAACCGCACGGTCGAGAAGATCCTGAAGGACGCCCTGTCCGCCGATCGCGCACGCATCCAGATGGGCCGCATCTCGCCCTTCGGCCTGATGGAGATCAGCCGCCAGCGTCGTCGCCTGGGCGTGATCGAGGGCGCGACCGAGGCCTGCCCGCACTGCCAGGGCGCCGGCCGCATCCGCTCGGCGGAATCGGCCGCTCTGGTCGCCCTGCGCGGCGTGGACATCGAGGCCGGCAAGAACGGCGCGGGGGCGATCGTGCTGCGCCTGCCGACCGCGGTCGCCCTCTACATCCTGAACCACAAGCGCGAGTACCTTCAGAGCCTGCTGGAAATGCGCGGCCTGAACGTCGTGATCCAGATCGACGACAGCCTGGCCCAGGCCGAGCACGCCATCGAACGCACCGAGACCAACGAGGACTTCGTCGCGCCGGAGGCGGAAGTCATCGACCTGAACGACGGCTTCGACGACAGCGCCTTCGAGGATGAAGGCGACGACGAGGACGAGGAGATCGACGAGGACGAAGACGAGGACGAGCTGTCGCTCGACCGCGAGGATGAGGACGATGACGAGCCGCGCGAGCGCGCCGAGCGTCAGGACGAAGGTCGCGGCGGACGCCGTCGCCGGCGGCGTCGCGGTGGACGCCACGAGGTCGAAACCGTCGAAAGCGAGGACGACGCCGCGCCGGTCGAGGCTGGCGCCGAAGCCGATGGCGGCTTCGCCAACGACGACGAGGACGAAAGCGGTCGTCGCCGCAGGCGTGGTCGTCGCGGCGGGCGCCGCATCCGCGAGGACGGCGAGCGCGACGTGTTCGCCTGGGTGCGCGGCCGCACCCCGTCGCTGGACGATCCCTATGTCTGGTTCGACCCGCTGAACCCGGGCCGGGGCGCACCGCAATCGGCCTCGGAGGAGGAACAGCCCTCGCTGGCCGAGGTCCGTCAGGATGAAGCGGGCGACGAAGGACGCGGCGGACGCCGCCGTCGTCGTCGCGGTCGCGGCCGTGATCGCGGCGAACGCTCGGGCGGCGCAACCTATGACGCGACGACCGAAACCCAGGACGCCGACGATGCGGCGCCTTTGGCGGAGGCTTCTGTGGCGCAAACCGAGGCAGAGCCCGCGCCGGTGGCGATCCCTGCCGAACCGCAACGTCGTCGGGTGCGGCGCAGAAGCGCGGCTCAGGCCGCCTTCGAGCCGGCGCTGGAGCCGCTGGGCGAAGACGATCAGCCCGTCGCCGAAGCCGCGCCTGCGCTCGAAGCGCCGATGGCCGAAGCGGTCGAAGCGGTCGAAGCCGAGCAACCTGACGCCTTGGCTCCTGTCGAGCCGGCCGAGCCTACGGACATCGGCGAACCCGTTGTGCTGGACGTCACGCCCCAGGCGGCCGAGGCCGAGCGCATCGAGGCGGCCAATGAGCCGGAGCCGGTGGTGCTGAGCCAGGCGCCAACGCCTCACCGGCCGGAGATCGACGTGCAGGCGCTGATCTCGGAAGATCCGAACCAGATCGTCGCGCCGCCTGAAAAGCCCAAGCGCGGGTGGTGGCGCCGCTGA
- a CDS encoding M48 family metalloprotease: MNWLPRPASCHRALRRLTGAATALVALAVAGHASAQSVIRDTEIEGVIREWSDPVFDAMGLVPSDVEVLLINDAELNAFATRGRIMGINTGLILRTKTPGELLGVMAHEAGHIKNRHTLRDGAQNAAKQPFFMTMALGALAIAAGQPGAGAALIGSSQYFGTLDALRYMQSQEGEADLTGARALEAAGQSGRGLVEFFENFRSQEVFSDSRRYPYFRSHPLSSQRIEALRRPVEAAAHYNTPESPERTAQHALILAKMRAFMDQPNATLRAYPESDASLPARYARAIAWYRAGQTDKALSAVDALIAGDVSNPYYWELKGQILFEEGRPADAIAAHAESVRLKPDAPLLRVNLGHALIETGDAGNIAEAVNQLKRATVAERDNTMAWRLLAQAYAAQGKEGEARLASAEYHFAAGQEEQATQFALRARSILDPGSMEWRRAVDIVLASGATPDDLSDLDRREALRRPATLN, encoded by the coding sequence ATGAACTGGCTTCCCCGCCCTGCGTCCTGCCATCGGGCGCTGCGCCGCCTGACCGGCGCGGCGACGGCCCTAGTGGCGCTGGCCGTGGCGGGTCACGCCTCGGCGCAGAGCGTGATCCGCGACACCGAGATCGAAGGCGTCATCCGCGAGTGGTCGGATCCGGTGTTCGACGCCATGGGCCTGGTGCCGTCCGACGTCGAAGTGCTGCTGATCAACGACGCCGAGCTGAACGCCTTCGCCACGCGCGGCCGGATCATGGGGATCAACACCGGCCTGATCCTGCGCACAAAGACGCCCGGCGAACTGCTGGGCGTGATGGCGCACGAGGCGGGGCACATCAAGAACCGCCACACTCTGCGCGACGGGGCGCAGAACGCGGCCAAGCAGCCCTTCTTCATGACCATGGCGCTAGGCGCGTTGGCCATCGCGGCGGGACAGCCAGGGGCTGGGGCCGCCCTGATCGGCTCCAGCCAGTATTTCGGCACGCTGGACGCCCTGCGCTACATGCAAAGCCAGGAGGGCGAGGCCGACCTCACCGGCGCCCGCGCGCTGGAGGCGGCGGGTCAGTCGGGGCGCGGACTGGTCGAGTTCTTTGAAAACTTTCGTTCGCAGGAAGTCTTCTCCGACAGCCGCCGGTATCCCTATTTCCGCAGCCACCCCCTGTCGTCGCAGCGTATCGAGGCGCTGCGGCGCCCCGTCGAGGCAGCCGCCCACTACAACACCCCCGAAAGTCCCGAGCGCACTGCCCAGCACGCCCTGATCTTGGCCAAGATGCGCGCCTTCATGGACCAGCCGAACGCCACGCTGCGCGCCTATCCGGAGAGCGATGCGTCCCTGCCCGCCCGCTACGCCCGCGCCATCGCCTGGTACCGCGCCGGCCAGACGGACAAGGCGCTGTCGGCCGTGGACGCCCTGATCGCCGGCGATGTCTCCAACCCATACTACTGGGAGCTGAAGGGCCAGATCCTGTTCGAGGAGGGTCGCCCGGCCGACGCCATCGCCGCGCACGCCGAGTCCGTGCGTCTGAAGCCCGATGCGCCCTTGCTGCGCGTCAATCTGGGGCACGCGCTGATCGAGACGGGCGATGCGGGCAACATCGCCGAAGCCGTCAACCAGCTGAAGCGCGCCACGGTGGCCGAGCGCGACAACACCATGGCCTGGCGCCTGCTCGCCCAGGCCTACGCCGCCCAGGGCAAGGAGGGCGAGGCCCGACTGGCCTCGGCCGAGTATCATTTCGCCGCCGGGCAGGAAGAGCAGGCCACCCAGTTCGCCCTTCGCGCCCGCAGCATCCTGGATCCCGGCTCCATGGAGTGGCGTCGGGCCGTCGACATCGTGCTGGCGTCCGGCGCGACGCCTGATGACCTGAGCGACCTCGACCGGCGTGAGGCGCTGCGTCGTCCCGCCACCCTGAACTAG